A section of the Callithrix jacchus isolate 240 chromosome 14, calJac240_pri, whole genome shotgun sequence genome encodes:
- the LOC100415411 gene encoding LOW QUALITY PROTEIN: uncharacterized protein LOC100415411 (The sequence of the model RefSeq protein was modified relative to this genomic sequence to represent the inferred CDS: inserted 5 bases in 3 codons) has product MRFEGSTVPLSAAGCADGPGRPASRPLXPFSLFLSGLSAHPSQPRRRGVASLVALLSCPECVPFPSLGLXKGRAGGRGAQGEEGRSAGFERAGDSWLRARPELRGNPGPHTVTQRCPGVAWARVASPSTPRRRGRAFGMKDSRGPRGSRGTAGPVPLCLQSLGPARRALRAPREDNRCLXPHPGLVGGSPHAWWRLCDYRQR; this is encoded by the exons ATGCGCTTTGAAGGCTCGACTGTTCCTCTTTCGGCCGCGGGCTGCGCCGATGGTCCGGGGCGCCCGGCTTCTCGCCccct tcctttctctcttttcctctcggGTCTCTCCGCGCACCCATCGCAGCCCCGCAGGAGAGGGGTCGCTTCCCTGGTTGCTCTCCTCTCCTGTCCCGAGTgtgtccccttcccttcccttggtC AGAAGGGACGGGCTGGCGGCCGGGGAGCTCAGGGAGAAGAGGGCAGGAGCGCAGGCTTCGAGCGTGCGGGAGATTCCTGGCTTCGCGCTCGGCCCGAGCTGCGGGGCAACCCGGGACCGCACACAGTCACTCAGCGGTGTCCAGGAGTCGCCTGGGCCAGGGTCGCGTCACCCTCCACTCCGCGCCGGCGTGGTAGGGCTTTCGGGATGAAGGACTCCCGAGGACCCAGGGGGTCCCGAGGCACTGCGGGGCCAGTGCCCCTTTGTTTGCAGAGTCTTGGGCCAGCAAGGAGGGCTCTGCGGGCACCAAGGGAGGACAACAGGTGCCT GCCCCACCCAGGCCTCGTTGGTGGAAGCCCACACGCATGGTGGCGTCTTTGTGACTACAGGCAACGCTAG